In Anomalospiza imberbis isolate Cuckoo-Finch-1a 21T00152 unplaced genomic scaffold, ASM3175350v1 scaffold_77, whole genome shotgun sequence, the sequence CAATGCACTTCCCTGCCCTCTCACTGCAGGAAGGGGAGGTAAGGAAGGAGCACTGGGGTTTTCACTGATCCCGTGTCATCCCCTGCCACTGCAGATTGCAGGGGGACACTTCCAGCACGAGACAGCTCTCCTGAGGGCAATGCTGAGTTCAAAATGCACCAGGGGCTGGTTTGATGGACACTTAGGTGGGAATGAAAGTGAAATTTCAGCTGGGCCCTGCTCCACAGCCTGCTGGCTCCAAACTCTGCACTCAAATATCTGGCATTTGGGTGAGGAGCCCTCAGGACACATCAACACAGATTGGGACCATTTTTAGCAACTTTATTCCATGGCTGGCTACAAGGATTCTCCAAATCTCTTTGGAATCTGCCAAAGGATCCTTTGATCCCCAGAGCAGGCACATGCTGTCAATTCAGTTGTGAGGATCCTGAATTTGCTTTCCAGAAACTTTTCCTGTCCTGAGCAGATGAGgcttcttggttttttttctattttgagtGCAGTCATTGGAAAGTGACAGCAGCCGTTCTGTGAAGCAGTTAAAATGAAGCCCTTGTTTAaaggcagagaggagcaagATGCGCTCCGGCTCTGAGGATAAATTTGGACATATCATGATCTGGATCATCAAGACCTGGACCAAACAATGCTACAAGGCTAATATGTCAGAAGGAAGCCTTGAACTGCCCCACAAACTGCTGAATACTTGGGTTTGGTTCAGGTGGAGGATTGGAGCCGGGCTGTGGTGCTGCTCAGCACTCACAGTGACAGAGATGGGAACACACATATTGCAAGTTTTATccctggggaggagaaagaagggtGGAGGTCACTCCACTGATGTCACACGCAGGAGGGTGGCtgttcacagctccagacacacGGGAGACCAACACACAGGTCACAGCCATCCCACAAGTGTTTCCTGGAGGGAGGAGATGCACTGGGGTAGTATCCCAACATCCAGCACTTGGAGTCCATGCAGCTCTCAGAGAGATGCCGTGTGGGGCAGAAACAGGGAAAACACAAATAAACCCACCCTTCTGGTTGCACAAAGACTCACGAGTGGTTACCTGTCCAGAGAACAGTTGGGACTATGTGCATTAGTCGTGCAAGAGGagaaacaaactgaaacacaagtAGTGAGAATCCTCATCTTTGGTATTGTAGCTGTTGAGGTTTTGGTTGCTCTGTTCCTTGTTCTTTTGAAAAAACTGCATAGGCACAAATTAAAGACAATCTTCAACTTTAAGATGACTTGAGTTGTCAAATGAAGCAGCAATTGTACTGGCTTTGCTTTGTTCTCATTCTTGTCAACCCTTTCTTTGAGATCTGCTTCCGAAAATGTCCAAGATGTCTGTAGAACACAGTGTGGGACTTGTTTGCTTCCTGACAtgcttccttgtttttttttttatttttatctttcaatGGAACAGTTTGTTGCAGAAGAAGTAGGTGCAGAAAACGTTTCTTTGGTTTCGATTAAGTAGTACATAAAAAAGTCTCAAGTGTCTCTGCCGGCCGCCCAGGCCGGTCACCAGCCAGCGGCCGTTGCGCCGCCGCCAGGGCGGCTCCGCTGCACGGAGCTGGAGAGAGGGCTCGGAGCTTGCCAGGCTTCCCCAGCGCCAGCCAACCACCCGCACCAGCGACGACAAAGAGAAATGGCAAGTTATAAACATCTTTGGCTTGCAGAAATCCTGTCTCTTTGGTGTGCTGTGTTCCTGCCGGCTCggggagctggcagggaaaaGGAACTTAGGGATGAGATAGAGCTAAACGCGGCACATCTGAAATGGTCAGTGGCATCTGAAGGgcttgtttctgtttcttttcctgcttgaaAGTACCATAAAATACTgataaaatgaacaaaaatacaCTGAACGCTGAAAAGGTTTCGGTAACAGCCGTTGCCGAGGAGAAACCAGATTCCCAGAAACTAAAAAGGATGTAATAATGCAAATTAATCTAAGTCTTCCAAAACATTGTGTTTGCTCCATGAACTGTAGCACTTCCATCGACCTCCTGAGTGTGCATTAGGTACAAACACAGAGCTTGTGGGGAACTGCCAGCTGTGCTTGAGGCTCGTGCCGTCTCCGCGGTGTTCCCGGGATGTCAggctgcagctggcacagccgccctgggcagcccagggcCGGACCGTGGATTAGCTACCGGCTTTGTGCTTGATACTTTGAGCTCAAGAGAACTGAACTTTTCTGATCCAAGAACAAGCTGATtaaattaaactaaaaaaacaaccaaaaaaaccttaaatctgatttttttcccctaaaacaCTTAACAAAAAACCGTGCCTGAGTTTAAAAACAGGGTCTTGGGTTTTTAGTATCCGACTTTGTGCTCCGTTGTCTTGTGGCCGCAGGGTGGTGTGGCCAGCACACGGCAGGCGCCGGGCACGGGAGGCTGCCGGGCTGGCAGCGGCTCCCGTCGGCCACGGAAACCCGGGGCTCAGGAGAAACCTGCCTCAAGAACGACTCCCCTACGTTTCAGACCTGCTTCGCCTGTCCTGAGCATAGTAATGTGTGGAGAGAGGTTAATGTGGAGCCTGCGCCTGCTAAGACTGACGAGAAGCCGTAGGAATGTCCTCGGgaacagctgggctgggcttggtTGCGGGGGGGATTGTGCTTTAGTCTCCAGCGAGGGGCCCTGCTGCGAAGCCGCTCTCTCCGCGCTGTGCCGGCCGTGCCGCGCCCCTCACGCCTTGGTGCAGGTGCTGGGGGCCGAGGAGGAGCCCCCGGAGCTCAGGTCGTCCTGCCACTTCTCCAGGCTGCGCCGGCGGGCGTTCATGAAGAAGTTGCTGACGGTGGTGAgctccaggcccagctgctgggAGATGGTGATCTGCATTTCTTTGGAGGGACGCTTGTTCTCCTTGAAGATGGCGAAAAGCGTTCGGCGCTGGAGGTCCGTGAAAACCAGGCGGGATTTCTTCTGGGAGTTGTTCCGCTCTTTGCTGGGCTCTTGCTCTTTGCGTTTGCAGGCTGGGAGGGGGTggcagagacagagagaaagcGTCAGGGTGGTGCCTACAGACCCCGCCAGCCACCCCGATGGCAGGCACTGTCACATGGCAGGGGCAAGTGTCACCGGCTGAGCCAGCACCACTCTGGCACACGGGACCGGAGGGCTCCCAAAGGAAGCCAGGGGGCTGCAGTGCTTTTACATCCCCAATACCCCTCAACAGCCAGGAATTACAGCTGTACGTAAGTTTTGTCCCTTTAAACAGCCCAAAGCAAACCCCAGTCAAAGCTCCGGTAGCAGCAACTTTGTGTGAGCACCATGGGGAAAAAGCACCATGGGCCTCCTTGGCCTCCCAGGGCAGGCACTGGCTcacctggccctgccctgctcctcccctgccGCCTGACTCctgcagtgccaccaccccaggGCACCGCTCCCATCGCCCGTCCCCCTTCCCGGGGCATGTCCCGAGGGTGAAGCCAGGCAGAAGCACCCGTCAGAGCTCAGGTCACAcagggcagcagtgctggacCACCGCTGAGCGATGCTAATGGATCCTAAAACCCATTCGTATTAATAGCTGCTCTGTATTTATTAGCAGAGAGAGAACAGCAAGTGCTGAAACCAATACCGCTGCCGGAGCACACCCACACTTAAAAATAGCCTGCCCAGGCCGTCTGCACTGGGCACAGAGAGAAAATCCATATGTTGACATGGTTAGGTAATATGCTGGGACAAAATGAGCCCAGAGAATTGATAAGCGGGCGGGTTTTAAGCAGCCCTGTTAAATAATTCTGCAGGTCTGGAATGTGAAATGAAGCTGGCTCAAAAGTAAAAGTCAGACTGTGGAAATGTCTGTAATTAACCCAGTCAGGGCTGTACCTGTGTGGAACCTGGCTCAGCCACTGTGGCACTGACTGCCTCCTTCcgtgcagggacaggacctcACAGCATTTCTGCAGGAAACGAGTATTTTCTTGGAGTGCCTGACCCTGACCCCTCTCAGCTGCCAAATtccagtggctgcagcagagctgcctctggaAGGGAAGTGAAGATCAGACCTCACAATACTCCAAAGCACAAAAGAAGGATGGTCCTGAGAGTCGGGCTGAAACCCAGACAGAGGCTGTggtgaacattcccagcacagccctcccGGAGCAGTGGCACCAGCACAGGGCTCCGGCTGGGAGCCACGGCagcaggaagcagcagggaTGCTCCCGCCTGGACACACCAGGGGCATCAAGGTGAGCCTGCACCTGTGCCCCAACGGCCAGAATCGCCTCTCCGAGGCCATTatcccagaggcagcaggagggaagAATTCGGGCTCTCGGACCGCACCTCTGACACTGCACAGATAACATCCAACCGCCTGTCTGAGCTGAAAATGCACAGATAACATCCAACTGCCTGCCTGAGCTGAAAAAGCACAGATAACATCCAACTGCCTGTCTGAGCTGAAAAAGCTGACGTTAAGCTGGGTTTACTTGGCCACAGGTCCAGAAGCCACGCGGCGATGTCCCCGGTGCTGGGGACATGATGAGCACCAGCATCTTTGCTGCAGCTTCTAATCGGTTCCGGGACACTGGGACGAGTGGAGTGTTTCCTACCATCACTAATTTATGTCCTGAGATACTCTGCGTTTTACAGTTATTGGTATCTGATAATAAATAATGCAGAGGCGTGTGCTTTTTGATGCATTCAGTAAATACTTTCCTCGAACTGTTGAGTTTGCTCTTGAAAAGGCCCCACAAAGGCAAACGCTGCACCTGACGTGCAGCTCTCAGCAGAGAAAAATGGGGTGAGCGCTCTAATAAAATCAAGTGATTTTCcgggaagaaagagaaaggttttaacagcagagggaagggaagagacCATCTGGATTCTAAGCACAATTTGATTTATTAGCTGTGGTTAAACCTGAACAtaccctgtgaaagaaaatggaCAACCAGCAAGAACTGAAAGCCAtaactgtggaaaaaaatatacataaaaatataaaataaaagatttttcttctgcattgGATTAAAGATGCTCTTCAACAGAAACAATACAGGAATTGCTCAGAATTGGGATCAGTGCTGCCTCCCGTAGTGTGGACTAAAGTGGTGCCCCACGACTTGAAGGGCATTAAGAGAGTGCAGGGACCTGACACTGCACTGTGACACCCCGAGTATCATCATACTGAATTTCCCTACTAATAGCTCATTTGTCTgactttccattttcttccccACAAGAGAGGAACCTAGCCAGGCCCAGCATTCCAAACAGCCAGAAATCCTGAGAACTGTCTAGAAGCTCTAGTGCTCAGCTCAATCCCAGCCAGTGAGCCCTCAGGCATGgggcagggatgctccagggcatcccacagctcctgcacttctccAGGAGGGAGACAGAGATGAGGACACAAAGGTCACCAGCAtcagaaggaggaagaggcccgggaggggtcccaggggcCAGAGCAGCGCCCGAGCAGCCCCGGGAGAAGCGGAGCCACTTGCTGGGATACTGGAAATATCACCAACACAGCTCCTGTGCCTCTCTGGTTCTGGGTGTTTTAAATCAACAAaagtggctctgcagccacgAAACAAAGAGCAGGTGCTAAGAAGGAGCCGAGCAGAGACCGATATCCCCTTAACCCAGCAGTGTGTCCTCAGTCTCCATTGTTCGAAGGACAGGCCGTGGATACGGATCCCGCCTGTGTGGTTTGTGTGGGTGCAAAGTCACCCAAACCCAGTCATCTGCCTGATGGAACTAAAACTGCTCCTCTATTCGATTTTGGAGAGGACTCAGTGTGGGGGAAATGTAATTACTCTGGTAATACTGAACACAATGAAATGACCATCAAAGCATTCTCTAAAgatttaaaatgtgtttcttttgcTGTGATTCACTTAAAGCAACCCCTTGTATACCCCTGTTACTACAATCTCTTAAAAACTAGGCCTCAGAAATCAATTTGATTACCTCTCTGAATTAAGTATGCACGAATGGGAGCGATTGAGATCAATACAAATTAGGTTAAGTACTCCGCTGTGTACAAAATCATTATGGAACAAGGAGCAATCAGAATGAAGATGCAAATAATCACATTGTCGGGGTGGACAGCCAGTGCTGCTCATCCCAGCTGCTGCACCAAACACACCAAACTCCTAATGTTTGAAACCCTAGGAATGCCCTTGGTGGCATTTAGCCAGAAAACAGATTGGATGTGTAGCACAAAGTTAATTCTGTTCTTCCAGAGAAGATCTGCTTGCTCATCCATTGTAATGGTGAGGCGTTCCCTGTTTGGAGATCCAGGGATTCCTGCAATGCTCCGAGAAAGAAGTTGTCAGCCTGGCTGTTTCCAGCCAGGAAGGTGTTCTCTTGGTACCCCCCCTGATTTTTCCTTCTCAACACGAAGGAGAAGAAGGTGTGTGGGAAGCTTTCCAAGGAAGACCTCCTCTGCTCTTCCTtcacctcctgcagcccagTGCTGCTTGCCAAAGCTTAATGCCTCGGCACAGGCCCCGTGCTCCCATCCCATTATGAGGGGATGAGAACTGCTGGAAAATCACCGCTGCTCATAAATATGTTCCCTGCTTACTGAGAGATATTTTGGTCTTGGAGACAATTTGCGTTTTGGGAACCTGCCAGCCTCTATCACTTGTCTAATAATTCCTCTGAGCAGCATTTACCAGTGGTTTGAGTCCCTTTTTTCACAATGGAGCAGTTTGATTTTATATCTCAAAACCtccaaacaaccccaaaacactCCAATTTCTTTTTTGATTGCATTTCTCTCTGCCATCAGCAAGTTGTCTGGCTGATGTTATCACCAAAGCCATTTGAGATTAGTCTGTTTGGTATGATTTCTGTGTGCAAACCCCTCTATAAATCAGAGAGCCTTTTATGTAAAAGTCTGCAAGATTGATAGAGCTGGATACATAATCTTTTACCTTGGAAAAAGAGATGTATTATCTGTTCCGTTGGATATAGTGCTTTCCCTGCATATTCATTGCCCAGGTATGATGGGCTTTTTCCAGAGAAGACAGGAGACAAGATGGGAGCCTTAAATACAAACAGATTGCTATCAGAGGGGAGAGAGTGTTCTTCTTCGCTGTGTCTAGTGGGGATAAGATGAGAAGCAAAGggtttaaaagacaaaaagtgAGATTAAGGCCAGTCATTAAGGGCTTTTTTGTACCTGTAAGCCCTGGAAGAGATAGCTTAGGTAAAAAATCCCCCTCTGGAGATCCTGAAGGAAGGGGCAGACTATCAGGACAAGTGATGTCTGCAGTCCCTTTCAGCCCTGCTTTCTCGCTGAGATCCATTCTCTGCACACCTGCAGAGCCCCGTTTGCACTCTGAAGGCGGCTCCAGGGGAGCTGCTCTGATGAGGAGTCTGCTGCCTTTAGTGCTCGGAGGCTCGGCATAGCCGTGTTGGTACTGCAGGAAGCTTGTCATCTCCCCGTAATGGCTAattggaagggaaggaaaagctcTTGCAGCTGCTGGATGGCAGCAACAGCCAGGACAAGGTTTTGTGAATAATAGCAGGGAGGAGCACCAAGGATGAGCACCCGGGGCCACACTGCAGAGCAAAAGCACTCCTACAGAGTGTGGGAAGAACCGACACCAGTTTCTGGAAAAGAATCCTTTTGGCAAAAATGTTCTCCCCTTTGTGCGTTCCTCGCCACTAATAAATTGTGGCAATTTTCAGCTGCAGAGGGATACTTGGGTTTGGGATATTTCAGTTCAAGCAGTGATGGGCAAGAgatacaggggaaaaaaagagatgctGGGAGAAAAGAAATCTTACAAGGAAATAGTGAAGAACAGTTTCAGAATGAGTAACACATGATGACCAATCAAttgcttcttttaaaaagtagggggggaaatacagaaatgcatttAATCCAAAATGTACTCAGAATTAACTTCATCAAATCATCAAGAAACTGATAAAACTCCTTTGCTTTGCAAAACCAGGATTCAGATTTCTGTGTGGCAGAAACGCCTTCAGAAATGATGTGGGACAAAGAGCTGGGGCAGGGTATTCTTTTGGAAAGCTGGTACATGAGAAATATAATTTATCAGCCAGCATCACAATTTACTGCATGGATTGTTCAAACACAACCACTAATCTATAGCTGAAGAGAGCACCAATATTTCAAGCCACTAAGCACCTTTCAAAGAACCTTTACATACCTGTATATTTAGTTCAACGTTAAGAAATAGCTTTATAAATACATAACGTGCCCGATACAGATGTTATCATGCCTTAATTTTTAGCTGGGGATGCAGACAACAAAATAGTCTCAAAACCCAGGGAAGAAACGTTTGGTAGGGCACAAAGAGGCAGAGGATGGGCGGACAACTGTGCACAGCCCACTCCTCACTGCGAGACCCCTCTCCTTGGCCTGGAGCACTTGGGGGGGCAGGGGCTCAGCCCTGGGATGTGCCACTGCCACCGCCCACTCCTGGTACTGCCGCGCACGGCTCGCCGGGCCCGGGCCAGGCAgcgcccgcggccgccgcctgCCCCGCGGTCTCGTCTCCTGCTCCcgccctgctcccttccctccGTCCCTGCGCTCGTCCCTCTCCGCCGCTCTCCGTGGTACTGACAGGTCAGAGCAGAGCGGGGATCGGGCAGCTCTGCACAAATGAGCCCGCGATGGCGTTTTGGTACCAGAGTGTTTAATCATCAGTAAGGCGATCCGGCACCGCAGAAGGCAAACAGGCGGCGGAGCGCTCTGCTGACCCCGCGGAAATTTAGGGATTGTCGGTCGGGTCCGCCGGGGCTTTCCCGAAACCTTCCCGCGGCGGGAGGGAGGGTCCGGAGCCCCGAGTCCCCCGTCCCGAGGGCAGCCCCGCTCTCCCGGCGAgaagcggcaggagcggggGCCCCAGCCCGTTTCGGGGACGAGGTCCCGCGCTGATGCCGCCGCCGGGGGTGGTTTTGCGGCAAAGGCGTCAGTCCGACCCTCCCAAagcccccgccgcgccccgggggCAGCGCGGCGTTCCCGGGAGGGCACTCGCCGCTTCCCCGGCTGCAGCCGCAGCCAGACACGGGCACGGGGACCCCAAAAGGGTGCTCTGTCCCCGGAGCCCCAGAGCGCCCACGGAACTGCCCGTGCACAGCGCGTCCTGCCCGCAACCTTCCCGCACAGAACCCCCCAGCACCGCCCCCTGACAGAGGAGTCCTAAAGGCCCCCAGGAAAAGACAATAAGCACACAAATAATACGATTAAATTAGATTAGGCTAGAATAGGATAGACAATACTATATATCTTctataataagaaaaaatactaAGCACACCCACGTTGCTACTGCTCCCACAAGGAGAGGAGGATTTCCCttcaagggcagcagatttgCACCCCACTTGGGAAAAATTTCCAGGGGAATGGGGCAAATAGCTGGtgggtattttttgtttttaaaaacctgaaatacTTGTGGCTTTTCCCCCGTGCTCAGAGGGATTTAAGCAAGCGAGTAAAGGGGGAGAAGGAAGCACTGAGGCAAAGGGGCCGCATATTCACACGTggtaataaaaggaaattaaaataatcgATTTCCTGAAGGGAAAGGTAATTTGCAAAGGTCTTTCCCGCTCCATGGGGAGTCCACGGCCACTCAGCACCTCAGCTCTCTCCAAACTTTACTCCTGGATGCAGAGGCATTCAGGGGGCCTGGTAAAGCAGAGATCCAGAATTATACAGGCATAACTCTGCATGCAGCTGTGATTTCTGATTTTCTGCTCTATATGCAGGGCTCCACGGGGAACCCCCACCCGGGACcagtgctgggaaggaaaagcaccAGCCACATTACTGGAAATGAGCCGGCTCAGGTTCCAGATCAATGAAAACTGGGTCCACGCGTTGATGCTCCTGTTGCCAGCATTAATGCTCTTTTAATCTTCTAAACATTATCTACATCGATTTCCCTCTCGATACACGTTTGTTTGTGAAGGCGACATCACCGCGTGCCAGGCAAAAAACTCAAACCCCTTCTGTCCTTCTGACGCCCCTGTCAGACCCCGGCACCTTCATTTGGTGGCAAACAGAGAAAAGCCGGATGCCCGCGGGTGCTGGAAGGGACGAGACGAGTTTGCAGTCGGCGTTAGAGCCGAGCAGGGGATCAGCGTCCCTCTCCCGAAAGGCAGCACAGGCGGGACTGCCCCGCAGCTCGGGAAAGCCCGAGCACTCCCCACGGGGATTCTGGAGACCCCAGGCCGTGGGTGTTTAACCCGCAGCACCTCTGGTTAGAGGTCGGGCAGGGATTAAGGCCATCAATCATCCACGGCTCCTCTTCGCCCTGCTCCGTCGCATCCCAGCCTCTCCCGGCAGCTGCCCCTCGTGCGGGAACTCTCTGTGCCCATTTCCTTACCGCAGagacccccgtgtcccctcagaCCCCTCCGGGTATGCCGGCAGAGCGGGCAGCCCTGGGAACAGCCCGCTCTGTGCCTGCCCACTGGGAAACGATCTACCCGCGTCGCGCTCAGCTGAAATAAAAGGGCGGACTCGGTGGCACAGATATCCCAGGATTTTCATCGCTGTCAGAGCAGAGCACCCCGGCCCCTGGCCCCCGCCCCATGCTGCGGTTGGTCCCACGCGTGTCTGCCCGTGCCACAGCCCCCCGTGTCCTTCTGCACCCACGTCCACGGCCGCGTGGTTTCCGGGGAGCGGGAAGGCAGCCCCGGCCGCGCTCCacggcggggcccggcccgcACTCGCGCGGGACCTGCCGGGGGGCGACCTCCGGGCTCCCACCGCGCCGCGGGCGCACCCCTCAGGGCCTCACGGCAGGGACAGCTCGCGCTGGGTCTGTCCCGCTCACCTCCGGTGCGGGCGCTGCCAGGGGGTCGGTCCCGGGGGTCGGTCCCGGGGGTCGGTCCCGGGGGTCGGTCCCGGGGGTCGGTCCCGGGGGTCGCTGCCCGCCGCCCCCCCCGCGGCCCCCGCAGAACAATGGGGGCTGCGGCGCTCCGCGGCCGCGCCAGGGGGCGCCCGCGCGCCCTCCGCGGACAatgcggccgggccggggccggggccgcgggggctgcgcggggTCCGGCCCCCGCCCGCTCCCACCGGCCCCGCCTGTCCCGGGACGTGGGTTCCCCGCCCGGCCCCTCCCGGTGCGCCCGGCAGCTCCGGCGCCCGCAGGAGGGATGCTCACGGGGAGCGCGGTGCGGTGCGGAATGCGCACCTTCAGCACCCGGCCCTGGAgagcagccccggccccgccgcccggccgTGGCAGCGGAGCGCGCCCctccgccggccccgagccccGCACAGCCTCACCGGACAGAGCCGGGGTGCGCGGTGTCGGCGCTGCGGGAGGCGGGGACCGGCTAGCTCCGCACAGCCCCGCGGTTCACGGCGGAGCGGGGaagcggccgggccgggccgggccgggccgggcgggcggaggACGCACTGCGGGGCCGTCCGGTCGGCGCTGCGCTCCGAGGGTCGCGCTCCGCTCCCCGCGCGGCACCGGCTTGCACCTACCTGCTAGCCGCAGGGCAGACATCCTCTGGAACTCCGGCTCCTGCAGCCACTTCCACATCCTGCGGAACGTCTCCCGGCCGGACTTGAGTTTACTCCAGGGCTTGGGGTTCCGCAGCAAGTCCGAGAGGGTCCCCTGGGAGCGGCACAGCACTCGTTGGGCGAAGATGGCCTGCGGGATGCTGTAGCGCTTCAGCTCCGCCGTGATCCTTTGTGCCACCTCCTTGGTGTTGatctcctccagctgccccgcgccgctcccctgcgggccggcggcggggggcggccgctcccggccggcgggcagcgcggggccgtgcggcggcggcggcccggggGGCGCGGGGTGGTGCGCGCCGTTCAGGGGCGGCAGCATGGCCGGGGGCGTCCCCAGCCCCCGGGGCAGGTGCTGCTCCCCCCGCGCCAGCATTGCCGCGTGCGCCTCGAAGTTGGGGCTCAGCATCTTGTCGTGGCCAGGCGGCCCGTAGCCGTGCAggccctgctgggagccagggagCGGGCCCAGCCCGTTGCCCAGCGGCGAGAGGCTCTGCCCCACGGCCGGCACCTCCTTGTAGGGCCCGTAGAGGCTGTTGACGGCCGGCAGCCCGCGCTCGTCCCGCATGAGCGCGAAGCCGccgccggcgctgcccggcaggcgctggtggtggtggtggtggtggtgggcgTGCGGGTGGGCATGCGGGTGGTGGAACTTGTCGGAGACGGCGGAGATGGGCGGCAGGGGCTGGAGCGGCGTCAGCGTGGTGTAGGTGCCGCTCATGCCCATGCCGGGCGGCGAGGCCTCGCAGGGCACGCTCATGGCGTGGTGCAGCGGGATGGAGAGCTCGGGCCGGTACTCGGCGGCGCCGTCCAGCAGCGAGGCCATGCTGGGCACCATGgcgggccgggcggcggggggcagctcctggtgcggcggcggcggcggcggcggcggcggcggcggcggggggggcgGCACTCGGAGCGGCCCCGCGCTGCGGCCACCGTggtgagggctggggctgcccatcATCTCCGGTTCGTGCCCCGCC encodes:
- the LOC137467732 gene encoding one cut domain family member 2-like yields the protein MRSGRGGRRCLGGEPGACAMNPELAMEPLGSLHGAAGHEPEMMGSPSPHHGGRSAGPLRVPPPPPPPPPPPPPPPHQELPPAARPAMVPSMASLLDGAAEYRPELSIPLHHAMSVPCEASPPGMGMSGTYTTLTPLQPLPPISAVSDKFHHPHAHPHAHHHHHHHQRLPGSAGGGFALMRDERGLPAVNSLYGPYKEVPAVGQSLSPLGNGLGPLPGSQQGLHGYGPPGHDKMLSPNFEAHAAMLARGEQHLPRGLGTPPAMLPPLNGAHHPAPPGPPPPHGPALPAGRERPPPAAGPQGSGAGQLEEINTKEVAQRITAELKRYSIPQAIFAQRVLCRSQGTLSDLLRNPKPWSKLKSGRETFRRMWKWLQEPEFQRMSALRLAACKRKEQEPSKERNNSQKKSRLVFTDLQRRTLFAIFKENKRPSKEMQITISQQLGLELTTVSNFFMNARRRSLEKWQDDLSSGGSSSAPSTCTKA